DNA from Halobaculum sp. XH14:
TCGACGGGAGCACGGATCCGACCGAGTGGATCCGCACGGTCGAGTACGGCAACGTGCTGATCCTCTCGGTCGAGGGCGACCTGAACGAGCTGGCGGCCGGGTTCGCACGAGAGATCAACGACATGGGCGGGGAGCTCTCGCACTTCCGTGGGTTTCTGATCGTCTCCCCGCCGAACGTCCCGATCAACACGGACCGGCTCGGCGACTGACGGCGAGCCTCCACCCGTCGACGGCTGGACGGTCACGTCCGTCGCGGCGACGCCGGTGAGAGAACGAGGTGGTGACCGTCGGGGTCGTACAGTTCGACGCTGCCGTCCTCGCGTTCCAGAATCCGGACCGAGGGCAGGTCGCCGAACGCGCGCTCGGCCGCCGCGAGCGGCTCCGCGAGCCTGATTCCGAAATCGACGTGGACGCCGCCGCGTGCGCCCGCGAGACCGAGCTGTGGCTCCCAGAGTTCCAGGTCGAACGGGAGGGGGGCGTCCGGCCGTGAGTCGGCGGCGGCCCGCTCCCCGCCCTCGTCGTCCGGGACCGGCCCGCGAAGTCGCACCCGCCGGCGCTCGATGCCGCGGTCGACTTCCACGAAGCCGAGTTCCCGATACGCCCGCTCGGCCGCATCGACGTTCGCCACCTCCAGGACGACCTCGAAGACGCCCACGAGCCCCCGGCCGCCGTCCGCGAGGCCGGCGATCTCCGGGCAGTGGCCGTCCCCGTCGAACGGGTACACCGAGCGGAACGAGTCGAACGCCACTTCCTCGGCGTCGGGGAAGCGAGCCCGCCAGGCATCGTACTCCCCGCCGGTCGTCTCGAACGCGAAGTGGACGTGGAGCCCGCCGCGCGGGACCGATTCCGGGCGACGACACACGAGTTCGGTGCCGCCCACGTCGAACGCGAGCTCCGTTTCGCTCCGCCGTCCGGGGACGAGGCCGAGCCGGTCGGCGTAGAAGCCGGCGGCCCGGTCGAGGTCCTCCACCTCCAGGGCGAGATGGGCGAGCGCGGGGGTCCGTGTCACGTCCGAGGCTGCGCGTCGCCGGCACTTAAGCCCGCGGCGTTCCTCGGTCCGAGCATGTCGATGAAAGGGTCCGACGGGACCGACCTGCAGGAGATCGACGAGTTCGACGGCGGCGTCGGCTGGCTCGCGTACCCGGCCGAAAGCATGCGACGAGCGAGCCACGCGCTGTCGGTCGACGGGGAAATCTGGGTGCTCGACCCGGTGGACGCGCCCGGCGTCG
Protein-coding regions in this window:
- a CDS encoding VOC family protein, which translates into the protein MTRTPALAHLALEVEDLDRAAGFYADRLGLVPGRRSETELAFDVGGTELVCRRPESVPRGGLHVHFAFETTGGEYDAWRARFPDAEEVAFDSFRSVYPFDGDGHCPEIAGLADGGRGLVGVFEVVLEVANVDAAERAYRELGFVEVDRGIERRRVRLRGPVPDDEGGERAAADSRPDAPLPFDLELWEPQLGLAGARGGVHVDFGIRLAEPLAAAERAFGDLPSVRILEREDGSVELYDPDGHHLVLSPASPRRT